ATTGTACACTATTATGTTAGACACATAATAGTAAAAATTGGCTATTGATGGGGAATAGTACCCCAGACAACCGTTATGTAGATGAAAAAAGGGTGGTGTTTTTTCTAAAAGGGGTCAATAGCATAGGTTAATAATTCCTTAGTGATTCGGTTAAAGTCTTTGATTGACTGAGCTTGATCTAATTGATTTAATAGAGCTTGTCTATCGTCTTCTTTGGGGAAGTAATGCCCTTTAAAACTTGTCCAGTGTTTGAGATACCCTCTAATTAAATCAGCATCTTCTTGGTTAAAGTTTGAGGAGTTACTAAATAGCTTTTTGACGGCGTTAGGTAATTGACCGCTTTGTTCGTTTCTCCAATAAACTAAGGTATGGTCTGGATAGTTATAAAACATTTTATTTTGCCTCTGATTGTGTTAGTTAATAGCTTAGGATTGAAAGAATTTAGACAAGCTGCTTCCTTCTTCAGTGGGTCGATATTTCCAACCGCTTAACTCTTCAAGGTACTCAATGGGGTCAACTTCTAATAAGGAAGCTGCATCCTCTAAGTCCTTAACTGTATTGAAACCGAAATGCTTGGCTAAACCACTGCGAGTAACGCCTTCTCGTAAGTCTTCTGATGAGGGGTTCCATTCTTGTAACCCTCGTTTGGGTAAGTAGTTTTGAAGCTTCTTAACTACCTTCTCTGACCCAAGTTGAACCAAAACTGATAAGGTATCATTGAACTGCTTTTTAAGGGTGGTCAATTCCTGTTCTAGTTTCTCAAATTGGTCAGAGGTTACTAATGCTTTGGTTTGAATTGTCTCAGTGGGTTCTGATTGGAACTCTTCTATAGTTTGGTTTAGGTTATCAACAGAGTCAAAAGTAAAGTAACCTATACGGGAATCCATAGAGGACTCTATAAAGTATTGATACTTGTGATGACTATTCCAACGAGTTCTTAAGTTATCTGCTTT
Above is a genomic segment from Crocosphaera subtropica ATCC 51142 containing:
- a CDS encoding GIY-YIG nuclease family protein; amino-acid sequence: MAKTQSTSSFTIRCPSELMKGIDEQVEQTRQNKTDVIIGMLLSSIPSVHITERVKLPSQPGIYFVYTLDHQLLYIGKADNLRTRWNSHHKYQYFIESSMDSRIGYFTFDSVDNLNQTIEEFQSEPTETIQTKALVTSDQFEKLEQELTTLKKQFNDTLSVLVQLGSEKVVKKLQNYLPKRGLQEWNPSSEDLREGVTRSGLAKHFGFNTVKDLEDAASLLEVDPIEYLEELSGWKYRPTEEGSSLSKFFQS